CATTCATAATTCGTAATTCCTAACTCTCTGCCATTGAGACGACTAAGAAAAGTACGTAGGCGATCGCTCTGTGGATTGGCAAGAATGTGAGCCGCACCTTGTTCTACCACAACACCTTGATCCAAAAATATAACTTGATGCGCCACTTCTCGGGCAAATTGCATTTCATGTGTCACAACCACCATTGTCATACCTTCTGCTGCCAACTGCTGCATGACTTGCAACACTTCACCAACAAGTTCTGGGTCTAGGGCGCTAGTGGGTTCATCAAAGAGCATAACTTGGGGATTCATACACAAGCTGCGGGCAATAGCTACCCGTTGCTTTTGTCCACCGGAAAGTTGTTCTGGATAGGCAGATGCTTTGTCAAACAGTCCAACTTTTTCAAGATAAAATCCCGCAAGTTGTGTACTTTCTTTCGCGGATTTTCCTAGCACTTTACGCGGAGCAAGTGTGAGATTTTCTAGTACGCTCAGATGAGGAAACAGGTTAAACTGCTGGAAAACCATGCCTACTTGTGTTCGTAGTTGTCGCAGTTGCTTGTTACTGAAACTAGGTTGCGATAGGTCAATATCGTTGACGACTAAACGCCCACGTTCAATAGTTTCCAAGCGGTTGAAGCAGCGTAGCAGAGTACTTTTACCACAACCAGAAGCACCTATGACTGCTACAACTTCTCCGCGTTTGATTTCACCGGTGATTCCCTTTAGCACTTTTAGGGAACCATAACTCTTCTCAATGTCTTTAAAGACAATTGCAGAGGTGGAATTGTCCATTTCCCAGGTTTATTGCACTACAGCTAATTCTAGCTGAACACCTTGGATTTGGAAAATAAAAAAGTTAGCTAGTAGGTATTTTATTTGGTTTTTCTTTAATATATTTAATGACTACTTTAGGCAGAGGTGAAATAGGTTTAGGGAAGTGGATAAGAAGGAGGGTTCCTACAATTATTTGCACAAACTACAAAAAATAAGTTATTTATATACTTCTGGATCAATCATTGCTTGCTTCTGTAGTAACTTAAAACATAATTCAATTAAATTTCATCTCTGTTGGTAATTATTTATTTATACAGGTAAAAAAATGTTCGAGCCAAAAATTACGCGATCGCGTTTCATTAAGCATTTTTTAGCTGGTTTTGGTGCGGCTGTCATTTTGTCAGCTTGTAATACCTCAGATGGTAATTCCCAGACAACAACAAAGCCAGCATCCGAAGGCAAAACCATCAAGGTTGCCACAGAGCCGACTTTTCCACCCTTTGAGGCGAAAGGTACGGGAGGTGAACTTGTAGGCTTTGACATCGACTTGATAAAAGCCGTGGGACAAGCAGCTGGAATGACAGTTGAATTCCAAAGTCTGCCTTTTGATGGTATGATTCCTGCACTTCAGGCAAATACTGTAGATGCAGCTGTTGCTGCCATGACCATCACACCAGAACGTGCCCAGACAATATCCTTTTCCCGACCTTACTTTAAAGCAGGGTTGGCGATCGCAGTTCCTCAAGACAACACAACCATTACCAACCTAGATAGTTTAAAAGGCAAGAACATTGCTGCCCAAATTGGCACAACCGGAGCGAAAAAAGCCAAAAGCATTTCCGGTGCTCAAGTACGAGAATTCGATTCTGCACCTTTAACTCTACAGGAACTGGCGAACGGCAACGTGGATGCTGTTATCCACGATGCGCCTGTCATTCTGTACGCCATCAAGACTGGCAACATTAAAGGTCTAAAGGTGGTTGGTGAACTTGTTACAGAAGAATACTATGGCATTGCCCTGCCGAAAAACTCTCCCAACCTCAACGCCATTAACACAGCTTTGGCAAAAGTAATTTCAGATGGTACTTATGCTCAAATCTACAAAAAATGGTTTGACTCAGAACCTCTAAAACTGCCAGAAATTGCGCCAGCCTCCACCTCCTGAGGAGAGAGATAGGGAAGATGAGATAATATTATCTCCCATCACTTCCCCCACCCCCCCATCAACTAAACAATGCTTCAAAGTCTAACTGTCATTCTCAACGCCCTGCCAGATTTACTGCTTGGCGTGGTAGTCACACTTGAAATTGCTGGGATTTCAGTTGTTTTGGGCATGGTTGGCGGTTCCTTAATAGGAGTTGCCCGACTTTCGCCAATTTTGCCTTTAAGGTGGGCAACTCGCGCTTATATCGATTTCTTTCGCGGTACACCTTTGCTCGTGCAGATTTTTATGATTTACTTTGGCTTGCCAGCACTGGCTCAAAGCTTTGGTATACCTCTGCGCTTTGACCGTTTACTTGCTGCTGTTGTTGCTTTGAGCCTGAATGCTGCTGCTTATATAGGCGAAATTGTTCGCGGTGGAATTCAGTCGATTGAACCAGGACAAGCAGAAGCAGCAAACTCCTTGGGTATGAGTGGAGTGCAAACCATGCGCTATATCATTTTTCCCCAAGCATTGCGTCGCATGATTCCACCACTAGGAAATGAATTTATTACCCTGCTCAAAGATACCAGTCTCGTAGCAGTTATTGGCTTTGAGGAATTATTCCGACGCGGTCAATTAATCGTGGCTAATACTTATCGGGCGTTCGAGATTTATGCCGCAGTTGCCTTGGTTTATCTAGTTCTCACCTTAGCGTCATCCCAATTTTTCTCTTATTTAGAAGTTTGGATGAACCCAATTAAGCGTCAGAAAGCAAGCCAAACTAGATTTTCGCCATAAGTCATCTAAAAGCTAGTTAGATCAATGCTTTCAACTACTTGGCACTTGGTGACACTCACTCTTGCTCTACAGCTTGTATCGGCAAAGTAAACCAAAAATTTGCCCCCTCTCCTTGGGTGCTTTTCACACCAATTTTACCACCGTGTGCTGTAATAATTTGCCGACACAAATACAACCCCAATCCCAAACTCAAAGAATTGCGGACATTACCACCTCGAAAGTAAAGGTCAAACAGATGCTCGCTCTGTTGCTGACTCATCCCAACACCGTTATCACAAACAGTGCAACACATCTTATCACCTTCAACAGTGGCATCGAGGGTAATACTTAATCCAGGAGGATTATGTTTGACAGCATTGACAATTAAATTAGAATAGACTCGCCACAGTTGTGTTGGATCGGCATTGACTAACGGTAAATCTACTGAAACTAAATTTGTTAAGATAGCTTGATTTTCTTTGAGCATTTGCTCTAAATCTGCAATGGCAGCTGCGACTACCTTATGCAACTGCACGGTTTGACGTTGCAAGACAATACCTTGCACTTCGCTGACATGAGCTTCCATTAACGAGTTAATCAAGTTCAATTGGCGATCGCTACTTTGCACCATCCGCTCTAAAATCGAGCGAGGAAGTAATATTTTTTCTTCCGAACGAGAAAGCAAATTCTTGAGAACCATCAAAGTTCCAAGCACTGGGTTGCGTAAATCATGGGAAACTGCATGGAAAAAGACTCGTAGTGCTTCCTCAGTGTGTTTGCGTTGGCTGATATCCAAAATTACGCCTACCAAACCACCAAGGGTACCATCAGCCTTAGAAAAAGTTGCTTTGTAAAATATCACATCATGTTTCGTGCCATCGTTGTAGACAACAGAGCTTTCATAAGTTTGAACTCCGCGCTGCTCAAACAGCGCTAAGTCTGCTTGATAATATTTATCAGCTAAATCCTTGGGGGCAATATCATAGACAGACTTTCCCAGAATCTGCTGTTTACTCAAACCTAAAATTTCCTCAAAAGCTTTGTTACAGCCGACATAGATCCCTTGTGCATTTTGATAAAAAACCGGAGTTGGTATTGTATTAATTAATACTTGTAAAAAATTAAACTGTTCCTGTAGAGCTTCTTCTACTTGCTTGCGCTTAGTAATATCTTCAATCAACCCTTCGTAGTAAAGAAGTTTTCCGCTTTCATCACGCACGGCATATGCCTTTTCCGAAATCCAGACAATGCTACCGTCTTTGCGATATATCTGGGATTCAAATTCAGAGACGCTGCCAAACTCTTCAATTAAGCGCATAAACTCTGCGCGACGATTGGGATTAACATACAGTTGATGTTCAATATCAGTGAGTGCTGTAACTTCTTCCGGTGAAGAGTATCCATAAATACTTGCTAATGCGGGATTTGCCGTAATGTAACGTCCATCTGGTGTGCTTTGGAAAATACCTTCAACTGCATTTTCAAAAATACTACGGTATTTTTCTTCCGCAGCCCCTAGTTTTTGGTACGCTGTCTCCAGTTCTCTGCGGGCGAAAAATTCTGAGCGTTGCAAACGGTCGTATAAGTAGACACCTAAGTTACAGATAAAACAGTACCAAAACAGGGCTAAAATCAATGTCACATTATAGATTGACTTATCACTATCCTGTGGTGGTAGCTTTAGTCCCAGTACTGTATTTACACTGAAATAGTAAACCAGTACACCCAATTGAGAGACAAGGTGCAGGGTCCAGCGAACCGACATAAGTGTCGCTTGACTCAGGAACACCAGGAACCAAGTTACGATATCAGGCAGGGCGAAATTGTTGAGTGTTGCCCAAATTTGCTCGAGTAGAGTGATTGACCAGGATAAGCCAAGGAACACAAACCCCGGATGACGACGACCGAATTGAGTTCTATGAAGGGCTATGCAACTAAGTAAACTTAGCATTATAGCAGCTTCCACGACAAAAACAAGGGTTTTAAACTCTTTTGGAACTTTTGCTAACTCCTGAAGGTGGAATAAAGCGTCGTAAATGTCCCGCAAGGTAAAGGTCAAAACCAAGATTAACGCGATCCACAGTGCCAGATGCAATCTTTGCCATAAAAAGCGATCGCGCCAAGCCTCATATTCAGTAGTGACTGCATCGCCTGTTCTATAAAAGGCGGTTGAAAAAGCTTTTTTCAAATATTTTTGTACTGTTCTAAATCCGGTCGCCATCAACCTCTGACCAAATCTTCCCATACTCAGGAAGACTTTTGTCATCTTCATCTTTGCCATCGCACCCTCATATTGAATTTTGGATAGCAGATGATCTTTCTCCCCATGACCTTATTAGTAAAAAACAAGTCAATCAGATACTTAACATTTTAGGATGGGGTTGCCAGAGGTAATGTGAAGTTGAAGGTTAACCCGCACTTACGGTTGCTACTGACACCAATTTCACCGCCGTGTGCCTTAATAATTTGCCGACACAGATACATTTTTAAACCAATCCTTGTTGAAGAACGGGCTTGCGGTTCGCGCACATACAAATCAAAGAGGCGATCGCACTCTAACTTGCTCATACCTACACCGTCATCTTGAATGTAAGCGCGAATCCTTCCTGTCTCAACTGTAGCTTTCAGGGTAAACTTTATTCCAGGTGGATTGTGTTGCCAGCTATGAGTCAATAAATTGACAAAAACTTTTTGCAGTTGAGCTGGGTCAGCAATCACTAATGGTAAGTCATCTGGAACCAAATTTTTCACAGTGGCTTGATGTTGTGTCAGCATTGGCTCCAAGTCTCTAATAATTGTCATAGCCAATGTTCCAAATGAAACGACCTCTTTATGGAGAACAATTCCCTGTGCTTCACTAGTATGAAGTTCGAGTAGTGATTCAATCATTTCCAATTGGCGGTCGTTACCTTGAATCATACGCTTGATGATCGAGCCAGACACGGGGATAAAGGACGCGTTTACGCGAGGACATGGGGAGGACGGTTTCCCTACGGAAGAAACTGTCCGTTCGCGTGAGGTAGCAAGTGGCGTGCAAGTGTCCGTTGACACGGAGACATCATCACTGTGTGCGTCTTTTCCATTCCCCATTCCTGTGTTGAGCAAATTATGCAAATTATTCAGTACCATCAAATTGCCAAGCACCGAAGTCCGCAATTCATGGGAAACAGTGTGCAAAACGACATCTTTCACCCTGTTGAGTTCTTGGAGTTCCAGCATTTTTTGCTGTAGCTGTGCGGTACGTTCTTCTACTTGACGTTCCAAATTCATGTTAAGTTGCTCCAGTTGTTGATAAAGTTGTCCTTGCTGAATGGCGATCGCTACCTGTTCAGACATTTGTTGGAGCAAATCAATTTCCATAGGAGTCCAATAGCGTACTTCGCTGCATTGGTTGGCAATCAATGCACCAAATAATTCCTCTCCTCGCATAATTGGTACAGCCAAGTTAGCTCTAATTTGGAATTGTTTATAAAGCGCTTTTAATTTAGGAGATGCTGCTATTTGCGTGGTATCTTCAACTATACGTACCCGATGACTACTGAGGATTGTTTTCAGTTCTTCCAGAAGTGTTTTATCGCTGTTTTTCCAATTTAGAACTGATGGATATTTGGGATCTACTGATTCGGCAAGGATTCTGGATTGGGCATGAGTATCATTTAAAGCTATGAAAACTCGATCTGCTTCTAGAAATTGCCGAACTTCGTTAACGGTGGTTTGCAGTATTTGGTCTAGGTTAAGCGACTGACGAATTCGCGATAGCGTTTGAGCCAATAGGCGATCGCGTTTTGAGGAAAGGCACAGTAATTCCTCTGCCTGCTTGCGTTCAGTGATATCCCGCACAATTGCCAACACTTCGTCTTGCCCACTGACGACCAACCGCGCCTCATAATCTCTGTTTCCCAAAGGCGTTGGCAGTTGATATTCGCAAGTTTGCAAAGTTTTTGAATTCAAAGTGTTTGCAATTGCCTTTTGGCTTTTTAAAGCAACATCTGGAGGCAACAAATCCTGCAAATTTTTCCCAACAATTTCATTTCCGGGAATGGTAACATTTGCACCGTCACCTTTAAAGTCGAGATACTTGCCATCTCGACTAATGCGAAACATCAAATCCGGAATAGCATCCAAAATTGCTTTATACCGTGCCTCACTATCTCGCGATTTTTCTTCCGCTAACTTCCTGTCTGTTATATCTATGAACAAACCATCCCAGATCATGTCTCCCGAAGGTTGTCGTTCTGAGTGAGAATTCCCTTGAATCCACTTAAGTTTGCCACTCGCAGTAATGATGCGACCTTCCCACTGCCAAGCTTCTCCCGTGGCGCAAGAGATGGCAATAGATTCTTCAAAAGCTTTAATATCCTGTGGATGAATCAGTTCGTTTAGCACTTGAAAGTTTGCCTGCAATACTTCAGGTTCCAATTCAAACAGTTCTCTACAGCCAGAACTGGCGTATATAACAAACTGAGTTCCATCCTGCTGCTTGAGGAACTGGAAAATCATTCCTGGTAAGTTGGCAGCAATTCTTTTTAGCAGGGGCAATGCTCCTTGTTGATAATCTGGCGTCTGTAGCGCTTTCACAGTTTCATTCACACTCTGACCTTTTTATCCACAAATAATAATTGATGTATTTCGGAAGGCAATTATGGGCTGTTTGGCAGTTTTTCCTATACTTGGATACCTACCAAACAAATTTTGATAAAAGTAGTTCTTCTTTCAGGTTATAGTCCCAAGCGAAATCTCGCATTCACCCGATTGGATGAACCATTTACAGGAGGATGATTTCAGCGACAACAAGCGAATTTAGTTTTAGAAGTTATTAACGTAATTTCAATGTTATGTCAAGCAAACAAAAGAAATCTGCACTACAAAGAAGTTTTATTATCGGCAATGAGAGCGAACATCATATCATATATGCGTTAGAGGCGGCGATCGCCAATAGATATGTAGGAAATTGAGTGCAACAATCGGGTAGAACGTAGCCTGTTGATACACCTAAGCTGGTTGCACATAGAGAACAAATATAGCGACCAGTTATGCAGAAACTAACAATGGGTGTTTTGGAGTGGATACTTCTGTTAATACTGTCTGTATTATGGGGTAGCTCCTTCTTTTTCAATGAAGTTGCGCTCAAAGAGTTGCAGCCATTTACTTTAGTGCTAGGTCGAGTGAGCTTGGCAGCAGTCGCACTGACAGCCTTCGTTTTTCTTCAAGGGAAGCAGATACCCGTTTCTCTCACCTTGTGGCGTGAATTTTTGCTCATGGGAGCTTTGAATAATCTCATTCCGTTTAGCTTAATTGTCTGGGGGCAAACTCATATTGATAGCGGGCTTGCTGCCATTCTCAACGCTACGACACCTATATTCACTGTGGTATTAGCTCACTTCCTCACTCAAGATGAGCGCCTAACTTTCAATCGCCTAGTAGGTACTATGTTAGGACTATGTGGTGTGGTTGTACTGATTGGTTCAGATGCTCTACGTGGACTAAGTCTGAACAGTTTAGGACACTTTGCTATTCTGGGTGCTGCTTGCTCGTATGGCTGCGCTGGAATTTATGGACGCCGTTTTAGAAAATTGCCCCCTGCTGTTGCAGCAGCAGGAATGCTCATAAGCTCGACAATTCTGTTGTTACCACTAACTTTGCTTCTAGAGCGACCATTGACCTTCAAACCCAGTGTTACGACTTGGGGAGCTTTGATAGGGTTATCGTTACTCAGTACGGCACTTGCCTATATAATCTATTTTCATATTTTGACTAAAGCTGGCGCTACTAATTTAGTGCTTGTCACCTTCGTGATCCCAGTCAGTTCTCTTTTTCTGGGCGTGTTTATCCTGGGTGAGCAGTTACACTGGACGACATTCGCAAGTATGGTGCTTATCTTTATAGGTCTTGCTGCTATAGATGGTAGAGCGATTGCTCGCATTCGACAGTTGATTGGAGTCAGTTAACCCTTGGCAAAAGCGATATATTTTAAGGATCTATCGATGGAATTACAAAAGACTCTAAACACAGAGACAACCCTTTGGCAAGCAGTTCTCAATCGAAACCCCGGTTTTGAAGGAAAACTTTTCTATGGTGTCCGTTCTACAGGCGTTTACTGTCGGCTGACTTGCCCTAGTCGAAGACCAAATAGGAACCAGGTTTGTTTCTTTGATTCGGCACAAAAGGCTGAAACTGCTGGTTTTCGACCTTGTAAGCGTTGTCAGCCACAATCTGAAACAGTTCCCAATTTGACCAAGACTAAAATCTTAGCAGTGTGTCGATACATAGAAGAACAAGTTGATCGCATCCCAACCCTATCGGAACTAAGCTCTCACTTTGGCATGAGTCCCAGCTATCTGCAAAGGGAATTCAAGCGAGTCATTGGCTTATCTCCCTTTCAATATGCAGATGCGCTTCGTAGTGAACGATTCAAACAGCGTCTTCAGGAAGGTGAGGACATTGCTCCTGCGCTTTACGACACAGGATATGGATCTAGTAGCCGACTGTATGAAAAAGCATCCAAGCAACTTGGAATGACACCAAAGACTTATCGGTGTAGTGGTAAGGGAATGCAGATTACCTATACTGTTGTTCCATGTTCTCTAGGATATTTGCTTGTGGCAACAACAGAGAAAGGAATCTGCGCCGTTAAATTGGGTGATGAAGCAGACGAGCTAGAACGTATTCTTGTGAGTGAATTCAATCAGGCAGATATCGTGCATGATGACCACACCCACAAAGAGTGGATACAGACAATCCTCGACTTTATCACAGGAGATGAGCCACACCTCGATTTGCCGCTTGATATACGCGGGACAGCATTTCAAAAACAAGTCTGGCAAGCATTGCAGAAAATTCCGTATGGCGAAACACGCACCTATGCTGAGATTGCTCGTGATATTGGTAAGCCTCACGCAGTCCGCGCTGTAGGTAGTGCTTGTGGTGCTAATCCGACAGCGCTTATTGTACCGTGTCACCGTGTCTTGCGAACTGATGGCAATCTTGGTGGTTATCACTGGGGAATTTCGCGCAAACAAAAACTACTGGCACAAGAAGCGAAACGGAGGGGGGAGACACGCATCCCAAAAAAAAGATAAATTTCTTGTGGGGTAAGTATCTTGCCTACCTTAATTAGACAAAAAGCAGTGTGTACTGTATTTATGTTTACTAACTCAGAATCACTCACACAAGAAAGTCTTGCTCGTGGTTTGATGGTGCTTGCCAGCCGTGACAGCGATTTTGCCCAAATTTTAGAAACTCTGGGACCTCCGCCTTTATGGGAAAGAAAAGCAGGCTTCTCAACACTCCTACGTATAATTTTGGAACAGCAAGTATCCTTAGCTGCTGCAAGGGCTGTCTTTGACCGTCTATGTGGGGTGGTAGTACCACTGACGCCGGAAAATTTTCTCACACTTGATGATGTTCAATTGAAGACAATTGGGTTTAGTCGGCAAAAGACTGTCTATGGTCGTGCATTAGCGATCGCAATCATCAGCGGTCAGCTTGATCTGACCACCCTAGAGACAATGGACGAAACAGTTATCCGGACCGAGCTAAAGCGCATCAAAGGTATTGGAGATTGGACAGTGGATATATACTTACTAATGGCGCTGCAACGCCCTGATGTTTTTCCTAAAGGCGATTTAGCACTTGCGATCGCTTTACAGAAAATTAAGGGATTAGTACTACGTCCAACACCAGAAGAACTAGAAGCAATTGCCGAAAGCTGGCGACCATGGCGTGCTGTTGCTGCCAGAATTTTATGGCACTACTACCTCAGCAATTCCAATCGTAAAGGATTTAAAAAAAGTACTCCATAGCTGGCGTAATTCTCCTGACAAAACTTAAATATCAACATTAGCCAGGTTGAGATGAAAAAATCGGAATGCAAACTCGATAATGTGCGATGACTAATGCACTCTCTCAAGCAATTTGTTGTTAGTTAGTCGAAAGCTTTTGGCTTCATTAACCAAATCTGTTGAGAAAACCCAAGGGTTCACATCAGCAGGAAAAATAAATAATTCCGCCCCATGCAGGAGTCCTTTACGGTGAAGCGAGATAGCCTCTACCAGGCGTAAAAACATAATTGGAGTCCATAAGCGTAATCTGCTGCTGTAAAAGTAGACAACGACTCGGCTCGTTGTCTACTCAAACTGCGGGAGTGGATTTTGCATAGGCGAAATCATACTAAATAATGTTCATCTGTCAAAAGGTAGAAGAG
The sequence above is a segment of the Mastigocladopsis repens PCC 10914 genome. Coding sequences within it:
- a CDS encoding amino acid ABC transporter ATP-binding protein; the protein is MDNSTSAIVFKDIEKSYGSLKVLKGITGEIKRGEVVAVIGASGCGKSTLLRCFNRLETIERGRLVVNDIDLSQPSFSNKQLRQLRTQVGMVFQQFNLFPHLSVLENLTLAPRKVLGKSAKESTQLAGFYLEKVGLFDKASAYPEQLSGGQKQRVAIARSLCMNPQVMLFDEPTSALDPELVGEVLQVMQQLAAEGMTMVVVTHEMQFAREVAHQVIFLDQGVVVEQGAAHILANPQSDRLRTFLSRLNGRELGITNYEC
- the ada gene encoding bifunctional DNA-binding transcriptional regulator/O6-methylguanine-DNA methyltransferase Ada; translation: MELQKTLNTETTLWQAVLNRNPGFEGKLFYGVRSTGVYCRLTCPSRRPNRNQVCFFDSAQKAETAGFRPCKRCQPQSETVPNLTKTKILAVCRYIEEQVDRIPTLSELSSHFGMSPSYLQREFKRVIGLSPFQYADALRSERFKQRLQEGEDIAPALYDTGYGSSSRLYEKASKQLGMTPKTYRCSGKGMQITYTVVPCSLGYLLVATTEKGICAVKLGDEADELERILVSEFNQADIVHDDHTHKEWIQTILDFITGDEPHLDLPLDIRGTAFQKQVWQALQKIPYGETRTYAEIARDIGKPHAVRAVGSACGANPTALIVPCHRVLRTDGNLGGYHWGISRKQKLLAQEAKRRGETRIPKKR
- a CDS encoding sensor histidine kinase — encoded protein: MNETVKALQTPDYQQGALPLLKRIAANLPGMIFQFLKQQDGTQFVIYASSGCRELFELEPEVLQANFQVLNELIHPQDIKAFEESIAISCATGEAWQWEGRIITASGKLKWIQGNSHSERQPSGDMIWDGLFIDITDRKLAEEKSRDSEARYKAILDAIPDLMFRISRDGKYLDFKGDGANVTIPGNEIVGKNLQDLLPPDVALKSQKAIANTLNSKTLQTCEYQLPTPLGNRDYEARLVVSGQDEVLAIVRDITERKQAEELLCLSSKRDRLLAQTLSRIRQSLNLDQILQTTVNEVRQFLEADRVFIALNDTHAQSRILAESVDPKYPSVLNWKNSDKTLLEELKTILSSHRVRIVEDTTQIAASPKLKALYKQFQIRANLAVPIMRGEELFGALIANQCSEVRYWTPMEIDLLQQMSEQVAIAIQQGQLYQQLEQLNMNLERQVEERTAQLQQKMLELQELNRVKDVVLHTVSHELRTSVLGNLMVLNNLHNLLNTGMGNGKDAHSDDVSVSTDTCTPLATSRERTVSSVGKPSSPCPRVNASFIPVSGSIIKRMIQGNDRQLEMIESLLELHTSEAQGIVLHKEVVSFGTLAMTIIRDLEPMLTQHQATVKNLVPDDLPLVIADPAQLQKVFVNLLTHSWQHNPPGIKFTLKATVETGRIRAYIQDDGVGMSKLECDRLFDLYVREPQARSSTRIGLKMYLCRQIIKAHGGEIGVSSNRKCGLTFNFTLPLATPS
- a CDS encoding PAS domain S-box protein, which translates into the protein MATGFRTVQKYLKKAFSTAFYRTGDAVTTEYEAWRDRFLWQRLHLALWIALILVLTFTLRDIYDALFHLQELAKVPKEFKTLVFVVEAAIMLSLLSCIALHRTQFGRRHPGFVFLGLSWSITLLEQIWATLNNFALPDIVTWFLVFLSQATLMSVRWTLHLVSQLGVLVYYFSVNTVLGLKLPPQDSDKSIYNVTLILALFWYCFICNLGVYLYDRLQRSEFFARRELETAYQKLGAAEEKYRSIFENAVEGIFQSTPDGRYITANPALASIYGYSSPEEVTALTDIEHQLYVNPNRRAEFMRLIEEFGSVSEFESQIYRKDGSIVWISEKAYAVRDESGKLLYYEGLIEDITKRKQVEEALQEQFNFLQVLINTIPTPVFYQNAQGIYVGCNKAFEEILGLSKQQILGKSVYDIAPKDLADKYYQADLALFEQRGVQTYESSVVYNDGTKHDVIFYKATFSKADGTLGGLVGVILDISQRKHTEEALRVFFHAVSHDLRNPVLGTLMVLKNLLSRSEEKILLPRSILERMVQSSDRQLNLINSLMEAHVSEVQGIVLQRQTVQLHKVVAAAIADLEQMLKENQAILTNLVSVDLPLVNADPTQLWRVYSNLIVNAVKHNPPGLSITLDATVEGDKMCCTVCDNGVGMSQQQSEHLFDLYFRGGNVRNSLSLGLGLYLCRQIITAHGGKIGVKSTQGEGANFWFTLPIQAVEQE
- a CDS encoding DMT family transporter, whose translation is MQKLTMGVLEWILLLILSVLWGSSFFFNEVALKELQPFTLVLGRVSLAAVALTAFVFLQGKQIPVSLTLWREFLLMGALNNLIPFSLIVWGQTHIDSGLAAILNATTPIFTVVLAHFLTQDERLTFNRLVGTMLGLCGVVVLIGSDALRGLSLNSLGHFAILGAACSYGCAGIYGRRFRKLPPAVAAAGMLISSTILLLPLTLLLERPLTFKPSVTTWGALIGLSLLSTALAYIIYFHILTKAGATNLVLVTFVIPVSSLFLGVFILGEQLHWTTFASMVLIFIGLAAIDGRAIARIRQLIGVS
- a CDS encoding DNA-3-methyladenine glycosylase family protein, with amino-acid sequence MFTNSESLTQESLARGLMVLASRDSDFAQILETLGPPPLWERKAGFSTLLRIILEQQVSLAAARAVFDRLCGVVVPLTPENFLTLDDVQLKTIGFSRQKTVYGRALAIAIISGQLDLTTLETMDETVIRTELKRIKGIGDWTVDIYLLMALQRPDVFPKGDLALAIALQKIKGLVLRPTPEELEAIAESWRPWRAVAARILWHYYLSNSNRKGFKKSTP